In one window of Agrobacterium larrymoorei DNA:
- a CDS encoding pyridoxine 5'-phosphate synthase, whose protein sequence is MPTKLSVNLNAIAMLRNRRDLPWPDVAAFGRIALQAGASGLTVHPRPDQRHIRFSDLPILRALIDDEFPQAEFNMEGYPTEDFLLLCEETEPEQVTLVPDDPSQATSDHGWDFRKHGDFLKDVVARLKSQGMRVSLFADGDGDREAVELAAATGAARIELYTGPYGGCYDDAKAAAEWIEKLGKTADFAQEFGLDVNAGHDLTVANLPALVKRIPQLAEVSIGHGLTADALEFGMAETVRRFCRACGQAIS, encoded by the coding sequence ATGCCGACGAAACTCTCCGTCAATCTCAATGCCATCGCCATGCTGCGCAATCGCCGCGACCTGCCATGGCCGGATGTGGCTGCCTTCGGACGCATCGCTCTTCAGGCGGGCGCCAGCGGACTGACCGTTCATCCGCGTCCCGACCAGCGGCACATACGCTTCTCCGATCTGCCGATCTTGCGCGCGCTCATCGATGATGAGTTTCCGCAGGCCGAGTTCAACATGGAAGGTTATCCGACAGAGGATTTTCTGTTGCTGTGCGAGGAGACCGAGCCGGAGCAGGTGACGCTCGTGCCGGACGATCCGTCTCAGGCCACTTCCGATCACGGCTGGGATTTCCGCAAGCATGGAGACTTTCTCAAAGACGTGGTTGCGCGGCTTAAATCCCAAGGCATGCGCGTGTCGCTCTTTGCCGATGGTGACGGGGACCGGGAGGCGGTTGAGCTTGCTGCTGCAACGGGCGCTGCCCGCATAGAGCTTTACACCGGCCCTTACGGCGGCTGCTACGATGACGCGAAGGCCGCTGCCGAGTGGATTGAGAAACTCGGAAAGACCGCTGATTTCGCTCAGGAATTCGGTCTCGATGTCAATGCCGGTCACGATCTGACGGTTGCCAACCTCCCGGCTCTGGTCAAGCGCATTCCGCAACTGGCGGAAGTTTCCATCGGTCATGGGCTGACGGCGGATGCGCTGGAATTTGGCATGGCCGAAACAGTACGGCGTTTTTGCCGGGCCTGCGGTCAGGCTATTTCATAA
- a CDS encoding LysE family translocator produces MTIETFIALLLFAFTTSITPGPNNMMLFASGVNFGFRRTIPHMLGIGVGFLSLLIGVGLGLGALLHSVPMLYTALKFAGGAYLVWIAWKIGTSRSLSDSKTGAEPMTFFGAAAFQWVNPKAWVMAVTAMATYTDENQYFLTVMLVGFAFAAVNLPSVSTWAGFGSALREWLSVPVRLKWFNITMAVLLVISLWPMLK; encoded by the coding sequence ATGACTATCGAAACATTCATAGCGCTGCTGCTTTTCGCCTTCACGACATCGATCACGCCGGGGCCGAACAATATGATGCTCTTTGCATCGGGCGTGAATTTCGGCTTTCGAAGGACCATTCCGCATATGCTGGGAATAGGTGTGGGTTTTCTGTCGTTGCTCATCGGCGTTGGGCTGGGGCTCGGTGCGCTGCTGCATTCCGTACCGATGCTTTATACGGCGTTGAAATTTGCAGGCGGCGCTTACCTCGTCTGGATTGCGTGGAAGATCGGCACGTCCCGTAGCCTCAGCGACAGCAAGACCGGCGCAGAGCCGATGACGTTTTTCGGCGCTGCCGCTTTTCAGTGGGTCAATCCCAAAGCCTGGGTTATGGCCGTTACCGCAATGGCCACCTACACGGATGAAAACCAGTATTTCCTCACCGTCATGCTGGTCGGCTTCGCTTTCGCCGCCGTCAATCTGCCGAGCGTCTCGACATGGGCAGGTTTTGGATCGGCACTGCGGGAGTGGCTTTCCGTCCCGGTGCGGCTGAAGTGGTTCAACATTACCATGGCCGTTCTTCTCGTCATCAGCCTGTGGCCGATGCTGAAATGA
- a CDS encoding MerR family transcriptional regulator, which produces MGEKTGMHKPGATPFSVAKLKGFLPDVKLPYPLPPEPVAIADMANMFGVTHRTLHFYEEKAILSSRRSGLMRIYSHQDVHRMAVVNLFREVGIPVAVIQDIMAKLEAASSQDEADDIFQTVLEARKRELTSEISTVRRQIQQISDLMSPEDLPEQKADDADVELTEQERTCLELMAEGYAAVRLTRTLGISSNELQSLEDSLMQKFSANNRFQAVAKATVMGVLKA; this is translated from the coding sequence ATGGGCGAGAAAACGGGAATGCATAAGCCTGGGGCTACTCCCTTTTCCGTAGCGAAGCTGAAGGGCTTTCTACCCGACGTCAAACTCCCCTACCCGCTGCCGCCCGAACCCGTTGCCATTGCCGACATGGCCAACATGTTCGGCGTCACGCACCGGACCCTGCATTTCTATGAGGAAAAGGCGATCCTGTCTTCGCGCCGTTCCGGCCTGATGCGCATCTACTCCCATCAGGACGTTCACCGTATGGCCGTCGTGAACCTGTTCCGCGAAGTCGGCATCCCTGTCGCCGTCATTCAGGACATTATGGCGAAGCTCGAGGCAGCGTCATCGCAAGATGAAGCCGACGACATTTTCCAGACGGTTCTCGAAGCCCGCAAGCGCGAACTGACCTCCGAAATCTCCACCGTCCGCCGCCAGATCCAGCAGATCAGCGACCTGATGTCGCCGGAAGACCTGCCGGAACAGAAGGCGGATGATGCCGATGTGGAACTGACCGAGCAGGAACGCACCTGCCTCGAACTGATGGCCGAAGGCTACGCCGCTGTGCGGCTGACCCGCACCCTCGGCATTTCTTCCAACGAACTACAAAGCCTCGAAGACAGCCTGATGCAGAAATTCAGCGCCAACAATCGCTTTCAGGCCGTTGCCAAGGCAACCGTCATGGGTGTGCTGAAGGCTTGA
- a CDS encoding ATP-dependent DNA helicase, translating into MQFSPQQDEALKAVSRWLKEGRSQVFRLFGYAGTGKTTLAKHFAEHVDGEVLFAAFTGKAAQVLRSRGATNARTIHSLIYRPRGEETVEDEETGKTSIAPMFSINRQSPLAKAALIIIDECSMVDEQLGKDLMSFGTPILVLGDPGQLPPVTGGGFFTEQEPDYLLSEIHRQAKDNPIIQLAMDVREGREIMRGDYGTAQVISKTEVTQGLVLDADQVLVGTNRTRKRYNQRLRELKGFTADYPQSGDKLVCLRNDPAKGLLNGSLWQVMSSSRETVKPGINLMIRPEDDDMDRGAAKIKLLKAAFEETETEIPWSTRKRYDEFDYGYALTVHKAQGSQWNNVVLFDESFAFRDTRERWLYTAITRAAETLTIVR; encoded by the coding sequence ATGCAATTTTCACCGCAACAGGATGAAGCCCTTAAGGCTGTTTCGCGATGGTTGAAGGAAGGTCGTAGCCAGGTCTTCCGCCTGTTCGGCTATGCCGGTACGGGCAAGACGACGCTCGCCAAGCATTTCGCCGAACATGTGGATGGCGAAGTGCTTTTTGCTGCCTTCACCGGCAAGGCTGCTCAGGTTCTGCGTTCGCGCGGGGCCACCAATGCGCGCACCATCCATTCGCTGATCTATCGCCCACGCGGCGAGGAGACGGTGGAAGATGAGGAAACCGGCAAGACCTCCATCGCGCCGATGTTTTCCATCAACCGCCAGAGCCCACTTGCCAAGGCGGCGCTCATCATCATCGATGAGTGTTCCATGGTGGATGAGCAGCTGGGCAAGGATTTGATGAGCTTCGGCACACCGATCCTCGTTCTGGGCGATCCCGGCCAGTTGCCACCGGTTACCGGTGGCGGGTTCTTCACGGAGCAGGAGCCGGATTATCTTCTGTCGGAAATCCACCGTCAGGCGAAGGATAACCCCATCATCCAGCTTGCCATGGATGTGCGCGAGGGCCGCGAGATCATGCGTGGCGATTACGGTACGGCGCAGGTCATTTCCAAAACGGAAGTGACGCAGGGGCTTGTGCTGGACGCCGATCAGGTTCTGGTGGGCACCAACCGCACGCGCAAGCGCTATAACCAGCGCCTGCGGGAACTGAAGGGCTTTACGGCAGACTATCCCCAATCCGGCGACAAGCTGGTCTGCCTGCGCAATGATCCGGCAAAGGGTCTGCTGAACGGTTCTCTCTGGCAGGTGATGAGCTCATCGCGCGAGACAGTAAAGCCCGGTATCAACCTGATGATCCGCCCGGAAGACGACGATATGGATCGCGGTGCGGCAAAGATCAAACTGCTGAAAGCCGCCTTCGAGGAAACCGAAACGGAAATTCCGTGGTCGACGCGCAAGCGTTATGACGAGTTCGATTACGGCTATGCGCTGACGGTTCACAAGGCACAGGGCTCGCAGTGGAACAATGTCGTGCTGTTCGACGAAAGCTTCGCCTTCCGTGATACGCGAGAGCGCTGGCTCTACACCGCAATCACCCGCGCCGCCGAAACGCTTACCATCGTGCGGTAA
- a CDS encoding aldo/keto reductase, whose product MYDDIPTVTLPSGKNIPALGIGTWNMGDSRSSEAQEVASIRKAIELGMTVVDTAEMYADGRSEDVVGKAIRDLRNDVFLVSKVYPYNASALGTIDACERSLKRLGVEQLDLYLLHWRGSYPLEETVAAFEQLKQDGKIADWGVSNFDTDDMEELFAVENGSNCAANQVLYNLSRRGPEYDLLPWCQQHSVPIMAYSPIEQGRLLNNHELIRIAKAYQVTPAQVALAFLLERDGVLAIPKSARPERVEENRGAPDLEISEEDWTALDAAFPPQQKKTSLEML is encoded by the coding sequence ATGTATGATGACATTCCAACCGTCACCCTGCCCTCCGGCAAGAACATTCCAGCACTTGGCATCGGCACCTGGAACATGGGCGATAGCCGGTCTTCCGAAGCGCAGGAAGTGGCAAGCATCCGCAAGGCCATAGAGCTTGGCATGACGGTTGTCGATACGGCGGAAATGTATGCCGATGGACGTTCGGAAGACGTCGTCGGAAAGGCAATCCGGGATCTACGCAACGACGTCTTCCTCGTCAGCAAAGTCTATCCATACAATGCCAGCGCGCTTGGCACGATCGACGCCTGCGAGCGCAGCCTGAAGCGGCTGGGCGTGGAGCAGCTGGATCTCTACCTGCTGCACTGGCGCGGCTCATACCCGCTGGAGGAAACCGTCGCAGCCTTCGAGCAGCTGAAACAGGACGGCAAGATCGCCGATTGGGGCGTTTCCAATTTCGATACGGACGATATGGAAGAACTGTTTGCGGTGGAAAACGGCAGCAACTGCGCCGCCAATCAGGTGCTTTACAATCTCTCCCGTCGCGGACCGGAATATGATCTGCTGCCATGGTGCCAGCAGCATAGTGTGCCGATCATGGCCTACTCCCCCATCGAACAAGGGCGGCTTCTCAACAACCACGAACTCATCCGCATAGCAAAAGCGTATCAGGTCACACCGGCGCAGGTGGCATTGGCGTTTCTGCTGGAGCGCGATGGCGTTCTTGCCATCCCCAAAAGTGCAAGGCCTGAGAGGGTCGAGGAAAATCGCGGCGCGCCGGACCTAGAGATCAGCGAAGAGGACTGGACCGCGCTGGACGCCGCCTTCCCGCCCCAGCAAAAGAAGACATCGCTGGAGATGTTGTGA
- a CDS encoding methyl-accepting chemotaxis protein, with protein sequence MFSFNNLPTKAKVVAGTVAPALLSVAIGAIALSSISSMKQSSFWVDHTTDVLRKTDAITGAAVDMETGLRGYMIMGNQDFLAPYKQGSASIYKTIEDVKASVSDNPKQVARIDKIKTAITDWQQNFAEPRIKARGELPDTISIGDMNRQLDASKGKIYFDSLRDLIKDMQSEEGSLLIARSAANEATVSSSITLIWGSLVAAAIIALTAGMLIGAGISRPIIAMTNAMKRLAGGETAVDVPGVGRRDEIGHMAEAVQVFKDNAIAKVRMEQEAEANRSMSEKERHERERQKAQEAADIQFAVDGLGQLADGNVGYRIATPFVEHLDRLRNDFNNSVGKLHQALTSVGKNARGIDAGANEIRSAADDLSKRTEQQAASVEETAAALEQIATTVRDSAKRAEEVGSLVTKTRLSAEHSGQVVRDAVLAMQQIEKSSGEISNIIGVIDEIAFQTNLLALNAGVEAARAGEAGKGFAVVAQEVRELAQRSATAAKEIKTLIVTSGDQVRAGVNLVGNTGTALEGIVSEVQQINHHVNAIVESSREQSVGIQEINSAVNTMDQGTQQNAAMVEQSTAASHSLAKEAAELNKLLAQFNLDGDTGSRSIHVASASSAPVASPTRQLMKKVAGAFGGGSAAAAQSWEEF encoded by the coding sequence ATGTTTTCATTCAATAATCTTCCGACTAAAGCGAAAGTCGTCGCTGGTACCGTTGCCCCGGCATTACTGTCGGTCGCCATTGGCGCAATTGCTCTTTCCAGTATCAGCTCGATGAAGCAGAGCAGTTTCTGGGTTGACCACACGACCGATGTTCTGCGCAAGACAGATGCAATAACCGGTGCAGCGGTTGATATGGAAACCGGTCTACGCGGCTACATGATTATGGGAAATCAGGATTTCCTGGCGCCTTACAAACAAGGCAGCGCGTCCATCTACAAGACCATCGAAGACGTCAAGGCGTCGGTGAGCGACAATCCCAAGCAGGTTGCACGCATCGACAAGATCAAGACGGCGATAACAGACTGGCAGCAGAATTTCGCCGAACCACGCATCAAGGCGCGTGGCGAATTGCCGGACACGATTTCCATCGGCGACATGAACCGGCAGCTCGATGCATCAAAGGGCAAGATCTATTTCGACAGCCTTCGCGATTTGATCAAAGACATGCAGAGCGAAGAAGGCAGCCTCCTCATCGCGCGTTCCGCGGCAAACGAAGCCACTGTTTCCTCCTCCATCACGCTGATCTGGGGCAGCCTCGTCGCCGCAGCCATCATTGCGCTGACGGCAGGCATGCTCATCGGCGCGGGCATCTCACGTCCCATCATCGCCATGACCAACGCCATGAAACGCCTTGCAGGCGGCGAGACAGCCGTGGACGTTCCCGGCGTTGGCCGCAGGGATGAAATCGGCCACATGGCGGAGGCCGTTCAGGTGTTCAAGGACAACGCCATCGCCAAGGTCCGCATGGAACAGGAAGCGGAAGCCAACCGCTCCATGTCCGAGAAGGAGCGCCACGAACGCGAACGTCAGAAGGCGCAGGAAGCAGCAGATATTCAGTTCGCTGTCGATGGTCTCGGCCAGCTTGCGGATGGCAATGTCGGCTACCGCATCGCTACCCCATTCGTGGAACACCTCGACAGACTGCGGAATGACTTCAACAACTCCGTTGGCAAGCTGCATCAGGCTTTGACTTCCGTTGGCAAGAACGCCCGTGGTATCGACGCTGGCGCGAACGAAATTCGCTCCGCCGCCGATGACCTCTCGAAGCGCACCGAACAGCAGGCCGCTTCGGTGGAAGAAACCGCAGCCGCTCTGGAGCAGATCGCCACCACCGTTCGCGACTCTGCCAAGCGCGCAGAAGAAGTCGGCAGCCTGGTGACGAAAACCAGACTGAGCGCCGAACATTCCGGTCAGGTCGTTCGCGATGCCGTTCTGGCCATGCAGCAGATCGAAAAATCGTCCGGTGAAATCTCCAACATCATCGGCGTGATCGATGAGATCGCCTTCCAGACCAACCTTCTGGCGCTCAATGCCGGTGTCGAAGCCGCGCGTGCCGGTGAGGCAGGCAAGGGCTTTGCCGTCGTGGCTCAGGAAGTGCGTGAACTGGCGCAGCGTTCGGCAACCGCCGCAAAGGAAATCAAAACCCTCATCGTCACCTCGGGCGATCAGGTGCGGGCTGGCGTCAATCTGGTGGGCAATACCGGCACGGCGCTGGAAGGTATCGTTTCCGAAGTTCAGCAGATCAACCACCACGTCAACGCCATCGTGGAATCCTCCCGCGAACAGTCGGTCGGCATTCAGGAAATCAATTCCGCCGTCAACACCATGGATCAGGGCACCCAGCAGAACGCGGCCATGGTGGAACAATCCACCGCCGCCAGCCACAGCCTTGCCAAGGAAGCGGCAGAGCTGAACAAGCTGCTTGCCCAGTTCAATCTCGATGGTGACACGGGCAGCCGCTCGATCCACGTCGCATCGGCCTCTTCTGCACCCGTCGCATCCCCAACCCGGCAGTTGATGAAGAAGGTCGCTGGCGCCTTCGGCGGCGGCTCGGCTGCTGCGGCACAGTCCTGGGAAGAGTTCTGA